The genomic region ATCTAATAGGTGCCGTTACGATTTCCAGTGTGAATGAAGTGGTCGCCGTTGAGAGCGTTATCACATCGGCAGGAACATTCAAGAACTGCTTAAAAATTCGGATGCGCACGAGAACGACTGCTGCGATAGGGACAAGTCGCTCCACAACCTACCAGTGGCTCGCACCAGACCTTGGACCCGTCAAGTTTGAAACAGATCAGGATATCGTCTTTAGATTGGTAAGTTCAAATCTGCTCGCGACCGAGGTGCCTTATGACGTGAATACTGATGGTGTTGTGAATGTCTTGGACCTCGTCTTTGTGGCTTCTCGCTTTGGAGAGGCAGATCCGAAGGCTGATGTAAATGGCGATGGCACCGTTAATATTCTTGATTTAACGCTTGTCGCACAGAATTTTGGAAATTAAGTCAGTAGTAAACAATCTCTAACGCAACGACTTTATCTGTCCCCAAGTGATTGTCAGTTTATCTTGTGGTTCGACAGGACTCGCGTTTAAGTCTGGAATACCGGGACCGGTGATGCGGACGTTATCGTAATGCACAACTTTGTCCTGATTACCCAATGCCACTGTTCCACTTTTGTACAGATTATTCTTTACGTTAATCATTTCTTTACCGTCATAGAAAACCTTGATGGTGGTCCCCTGAAAACTCAATTTGACTTTGTGCCACTTATCCACTTCTGGTTTATAAGCGGCTTCACCGTGG from Candidatus Poribacteria bacterium harbors:
- a CDS encoding dockerin type I domain-containing protein; translated protein: MIRNTILLIILLCAFVSVTDAQNYYPADVGNTWVLESEDGAERVTYAIEAADESIDGEEVRILKLTTEVLGTSTINTNTFLVQVTENGMKLHRIVAELGDIFGVARVDFSPPVIFFPETLQLGEVWETRGETEVDLIGAVTISSVNEVVAVESVITSAGTFKNCLKIRMRTRTTAAIGTSRSTTYQWLAPDLGPVKFETDQDIVFRLVSSNLLATEVPYDVNTDGVVNVLDLVFVASRFGEADPKADVNGDGTVNILDLTLVAQNFGN